In Flavobacterium sp. CS20, a single window of DNA contains:
- a CDS encoding type II toxin-antitoxin system RelE/ParE family toxin, with amino-acid sequence MAKRIIWTVKAKSELFEIYEYWNYRNDSSMYSIKLNKLIDKTLDKLLYLPEIGRTTEIENVRVKLINKYLLYYEIINDDLYVLSIRHEKRNPETLNLK; translated from the coding sequence ATGGCTAAAAGAATAATTTGGACTGTTAAAGCTAAATCTGAGCTATTTGAAATTTATGAATACTGGAATTACAGAAATGATTCAAGTATGTATAGCATAAAACTGAATAAGTTAATTGATAAAACATTAGATAAACTCTTATACCTTCCTGAAATTGGGAGAACTACTGAAATTGAAAATGTAAGAGTTAAGTTGATTAACAAATACCTGCTTTACTACGAAATTATTAATGATGATTTATATGTACTCTCTATTAGACACGAAAAAAGAAACCCTGAAACACTGAATTTAAAATAA
- the kdsA gene encoding 3-deoxy-8-phosphooctulonate synthase, whose amino-acid sequence MNKLKHTDSNNFFLIAGPCAIEGEDMALRIAEKVVSITNKLNIPYIFKGSFKKANRSRIDSFTGIGDEKALKILRKVSETFDVPTLTDIHKESDATMATEYVDVLQIPAFLVRQTDLVVVAAKTGKYVNLKKGQFMSPESMKHAVQKVKDSHNDKVWLTDRGTMFGYQDLVVDMRGIPTMKQFAPVVLDVTHSLQQPNQSSGVTGGRPDMIETIARAGVVNNVDGLFIETHFNPAEAKSDGANMLDLAHLEGLLTRLVEIRQCVNRF is encoded by the coding sequence ATGAATAAACTCAAACATACCGATTCCAATAATTTTTTTTTAATCGCTGGTCCGTGTGCCATTGAAGGCGAAGACATGGCTCTAAGAATTGCTGAAAAAGTAGTTAGCATCACAAACAAACTCAATATTCCATATATATTTAAAGGCAGTTTTAAAAAAGCTAACCGGAGTCGTATAGATAGTTTTACCGGAATAGGAGATGAGAAAGCTTTAAAAATACTGCGAAAAGTTTCCGAAACCTTTGATGTGCCAACCTTAACTGATATACACAAAGAAAGTGACGCCACAATGGCGACCGAATATGTGGATGTGCTTCAAATTCCAGCTTTCCTTGTCAGGCAAACCGATTTGGTGGTTGTCGCTGCAAAAACTGGCAAGTATGTCAATCTTAAAAAAGGACAATTTATGAGTCCTGAAAGTATGAAACACGCCGTTCAAAAGGTAAAAGATAGCCATAATGACAAAGTTTGGCTAACCGACAGAGGCACGATGTTTGGCTACCAAGACTTGGTAGTGGATATGCGTGGCATTCCTACAATGAAACAATTTGCACCTGTTGTGCTTGATGTGACGCATTCACTTCAACAGCCCAACCAATCTTCAGGTGTTACAGGTGGCAGACCTGATATGATAGAAACCATTGCACGTGCAGGAGTTGTCAATAATGTTGATGGATTGTTTATTGAAACGCATTTCAATCCCGCAGAAGCCAAAAGTGATGGTGCTAATATGTTGGACTTAGCTCATTTAGAAGGCTTATTAACGCGATTAGTGGAGATAAGGCAATGTGTGAATAGGTTTTGA
- the menA gene encoding 1,4-dihydroxy-2-naphthoate octaprenyltransferase — protein sequence MKSSKISAWIDAARLRTLPLSVSGILVGSGYAVYHNCFDWLIFSFAILTTLLFQILSNFANDYGDGVKGTDNNERLIPQRAFQSGKITKTDFKKGLIITSIISFLSAIILILIAFGFENALMSLLFLILGLIAIWVAIKYTVGESAYGYRGFGDVFVFLFFGLVSVCGSYVLYAKSIDGIIFLGGIGIGLLSSTVLNLNNMRDVNSDKNAYKNTLVVSLGELNAKYYHSFLISFGILGLLGFYIVAGFSKWIYLSLITAFFLIKHLSFVLKNNNPKNLDQELKKVSLSTFGIALLFFVIQFFVK from the coding sequence ATGAAAAGTTCAAAAATTTCTGCTTGGATTGATGCAGCCAGATTACGGACATTACCTTTGTCAGTTTCTGGAATTTTGGTCGGTAGTGGATATGCCGTTTATCATAATTGTTTTGATTGGCTGATATTTTCTTTCGCTATTTTGACCACATTGTTATTTCAAATTTTATCCAACTTTGCCAACGACTATGGTGATGGTGTGAAAGGCACAGATAATAATGAACGTCTCATTCCACAACGTGCTTTTCAAAGTGGAAAAATCACAAAAACTGATTTTAAAAAGGGCTTAATTATCACATCAATTATAAGTTTTCTTTCTGCTATAATTTTAATTTTAATCGCTTTTGGATTTGAAAATGCACTGATGAGTTTACTTTTTCTTATTTTAGGACTTATTGCCATTTGGGTAGCTATAAAATATACCGTTGGTGAATCGGCTTATGGTTATCGCGGTTTTGGCGATGTGTTTGTGTTTTTGTTTTTTGGACTTGTAAGTGTTTGTGGGTCTTACGTGTTGTATGCTAAATCTATAGATGGGATAATTTTTCTCGGTGGTATTGGCATTGGTTTGCTCAGCTCAACCGTTTTAAATCTCAACAATATGAGAGATGTCAATTCTGATAAAAACGCCTATAAAAACACTTTAGTGGTATCTTTAGGTGAATTAAACGCAAAATATTACCATTCATTTTTGATTAGTTTTGGGATTTTAGGACTACTCGGATTTTATATTGTAGCAGGTTTTTCAAAGTGGATTTATCTAAGTCTTATAACAGCTTTTTTCTTAATTAAACATTTGAGTTTTGTTTTGAAAAACAATAACCCGAAAAATTTAGATCAAGAACTTAAAAAAGTGTCTTTATCGACGTTTGGAATTGCTTTGTTGTTTTTTGTGATACAGTTTTTTGTGAAGTAG
- the purB gene encoding adenylosuccinate lyase, translating to MSALNAISPIDGRYQSKTLELNDFFSEYALIRYRVRVEVEYFIALSDLDLSALPSLNKNQKDELRQIYKKFNLKDAESIKSIEKVTNHDVKAVEYFLKEKFEQLGLANSKEFIHFGLTSQDINNTSIPLSLKEAVESVYLIFLDELIAKLLELSENWKNIPMLAKTHGQPASPTRLGKEIKVFAIRLLEQKKQLLQVPFSAKFGGATGNFNAHHLAFPNEDWKAFGKNFTENYLGLSYSFPTTQIEHYDNLAALFDVLKRINTIIIDLDRDVWSYISMGYFKQKIKEGEVGSSAMPHKVNPIDFENSEGNLGLANAIFEHLSAKLPISRLQRDLTDSTVLRNIGTPFGHTLIAIKSTLKGLDKLLLNEKAIHQDLEQNWAVVAEAIQTILRRENYPNPYETLKALTRTNTEINAKSIADFIETLDVSDDVKNELKQITPFNYTGI from the coding sequence ATGAGTGCATTAAATGCCATTTCACCCATTGATGGTCGATACCAATCCAAAACTTTAGAGCTCAATGATTTTTTTAGTGAATATGCACTGATTCGTTATCGGGTTAGGGTAGAAGTGGAGTACTTTATCGCTCTGTCTGATTTAGACTTATCGGCATTACCAAGTTTAAATAAAAATCAAAAAGATGAACTGCGTCAGATATATAAAAAATTCAATTTAAAGGACGCCGAATCTATTAAATCTATTGAAAAGGTCACCAATCACGATGTCAAAGCGGTGGAGTATTTTTTAAAAGAAAAATTTGAACAACTCGGTTTAGCCAATTCTAAAGAATTTATCCATTTCGGATTGACTTCACAAGACATCAATAATACAAGTATTCCTTTATCGTTGAAAGAAGCAGTAGAGTCGGTTTATCTAATTTTTTTAGATGAATTAATTGCTAAATTATTAGAATTAAGCGAAAACTGGAAAAACATCCCGATGTTGGCCAAAACTCACGGTCAGCCTGCATCTCCAACCCGATTAGGTAAAGAAATTAAAGTTTTTGCCATTCGTTTGCTCGAGCAGAAAAAACAATTGCTACAAGTGCCTTTTTCAGCCAAATTTGGCGGTGCAACAGGAAATTTTAACGCTCATCACTTGGCATTTCCTAATGAAGACTGGAAAGCTTTTGGTAAAAATTTTACCGAAAACTATTTAGGATTATCCTATTCATTTCCAACAACACAAATCGAGCATTACGACAATCTCGCAGCTTTGTTTGATGTGTTGAAGCGCATCAATACCATCATCATAGATTTGGATCGAGACGTTTGGTCTTATATTTCTATGGGTTATTTTAAGCAAAAAATCAAAGAAGGAGAAGTTGGTTCATCAGCTATGCCACACAAAGTCAACCCTATTGATTTTGAAAACAGTGAAGGTAATCTCGGTTTAGCCAATGCTATTTTTGAACATTTATCAGCTAAGTTGCCCATAAGCCGTTTGCAACGCGATTTAACGGATAGCACCGTTTTGCGAAATATAGGAACGCCTTTTGGTCACACGCTAATCGCCATAAAATCCACTTTAAAAGGTTTAGACAAATTATTATTAAATGAAAAAGCCATACATCAAGATTTAGAGCAAAATTGGGCTGTGGTTGCAGAAGCTATTCAAACGATTTTGAGACGAGAAAACTATCCCAATCCTTATGAAACCCTAAAAGCTTTAACACGAACCAATACTGAAATCAATGCTAAAAGTATAGCCGATTTTATTGAAACCTTAGACGTTTCTGATGATGTAAAAAATGAATTAAAACAAATCACACCCTTTAATTATACTGGTATTTAA
- a CDS encoding NAD-dependent deacylase yields the protein MSAKPKKKIVVLSGAGISADSGLKTFRDADGLWEDHDVNQVATPQAFETNPHLVLDFYNQRRRQLKTVEPNKAHQILADLEEKFDVEIITQNVDDLHERAGSKKVTHLHGELFKVRPVNNHNRLIEWKEDLQMGDTDEHGNQLRPHVVWFGEAVPMMQKAIEIVGTADILIVIGTSLQVYPVAGLIDYANPDIPVYLIDPKPSIDESSNLRIFAKTAVAGMEELKSILLKL from the coding sequence ATGAGTGCAAAACCGAAAAAAAAAATTGTAGTCTTATCAGGTGCTGGTATCAGTGCCGATAGCGGTTTGAAAACCTTTAGAGATGCAGACGGTTTATGGGAAGATCACGATGTTAATCAAGTTGCTACACCACAAGCTTTTGAAACGAATCCGCATTTGGTTTTAGATTTTTATAACCAAAGAAGACGTCAACTCAAAACGGTTGAACCCAACAAAGCTCATCAAATTTTAGCTGATTTAGAAGAAAAATTTGATGTAGAAATTATCACTCAAAACGTAGATGATTTGCACGAAAGAGCAGGAAGCAAAAAAGTGACGCATCTGCACGGCGAGCTTTTTAAAGTCAGACCTGTCAACAATCATAATCGATTGATAGAATGGAAAGAAGATTTACAAATGGGAGATACCGACGAACATGGCAATCAACTTAGACCACACGTGGTTTGGTTTGGCGAAGCTGTCCCTATGATGCAAAAAGCCATCGAAATTGTTGGTACTGCTGATATTCTGATTGTTATTGGCACATCACTTCAAGTTTATCCTGTCGCTGGTTTGATAGATTACGCTAACCCTGACATTCCTGTTTACCTTATTGATCCTAAACCCAGCATCGATGAAAGCTCAAATCTTCGTATTTTTGCAAAAACAGCTGTGGCTGGTATGGAAGAATTAAAATCAATTTTACTTAAACTTTAA
- a CDS encoding carboxypeptidase-like regulatory domain-containing protein, which translates to MKYLVYISFFFLCSISLLAQDKEIYDIKGRVLNATNDRPLSNANIININTVKGTVSDPNGKFTIKASINDTLYFSYIGFKSMQVKVTEDWIKYGEVKVKMTEVAIALEEVTVKEIKLTGYLEIDAKNIPVYDNFRYQISGLDYGYEGGNYQKSSFSKTLDAIFNPTDLLYNVFGKKPQQMKKLRQMKEDKSIRDLLVDKYNRETLSAVLQISISDIEKVLKRCNYSEDYIKNANDLQLLDAISNCYENYKAINPK; encoded by the coding sequence ATGAAATATTTAGTTTATATTAGCTTTTTCTTTTTGTGCAGTATATCACTACTTGCACAAGATAAAGAAATCTATGATATAAAAGGTCGCGTGCTTAATGCGACCAATGATAGACCATTGTCTAATGCCAATATCATTAATATTAATACAGTAAAAGGCACAGTTTCTGACCCTAATGGTAAATTTACAATCAAAGCTTCAATCAACGATACACTTTATTTTTCTTACATTGGTTTTAAGTCCATGCAAGTCAAAGTTACTGAAGATTGGATAAAATACGGTGAAGTTAAAGTCAAAATGACTGAAGTAGCCATTGCCTTAGAAGAAGTTACCGTTAAAGAAATCAAATTGACAGGTTATTTAGAAATTGATGCTAAAAATATTCCTGTTTACGACAATTTTAGATATCAAATCTCAGGTTTAGATTACGGTTACGAAGGTGGGAATTATCAGAAGAGCTCATTTTCAAAAACACTTGACGCTATCTTTAATCCTACAGATTTACTCTATAATGTCTTTGGCAAAAAACCGCAACAAATGAAAAAATTGCGGCAGATGAAAGAAGATAAATCCATCAGAGATTTACTGGTAGATAAGTATAATCGCGAAACACTTTCTGCGGTTTTGCAAATTTCAATATCTGATATAGAAAAAGTCCTGAAACGTTGTAATTATTCAGAAGACTATATCAAAAATGCTAATGATTTACAACTTTTGGACGCCATAAGCAATTGCTACGAAAACTACAAAGCGATTAATCCTAAATGA